AAAAAAGGAGCAAAATGCTCCTTTTATTTTTTTAAAAAATCAACTAGCTTTTCCCGTGTTGAGCTGAACGATAAGGCCTCTCCTACTTTCTGATAATTCTGTTTATCCACACAGGTTGGATATGCATATTTGGCAAAGGCCAGTTTATTATCATCTCTTATAAAAAGTTCCATTAAATCAACAATTTCAGTCACACTTAGGCGCATACTTTTTAACTCCTGAGCAGCTACTGCCAGTCTATCCTGATCGTTTTCCTTCTGATTCAACAGGTCATTCAATCGATTGGAGTTTGTCTTATTCATTCCACCGTCATCGGACCGCACATTATCGTCATTGTCATCATATCCGCGTTGATTGGCTACGTCGTCACGATAAACGTTAGGGTTTCCTGACTGTTTATATCGATCATTATTATATCTGTCCCGATTATTATTTGGTAAATCTTTACGAATTTCTGAACGCCTATATGGATCATGATATTGTTCTTCATTATAGCTATCCGGATCATCATACAGTAAATTCTCTCCATAACTACCATTGTTATAACGATCAACAGGACTCATGGATTCCAAGATAATGCCCCTATTTCCCCGTCTGCTACTGACAGAAAACACAACATTCATGTATTGTCCATTTCTATTGACAAGTTGCACGCCGCTACCACTCAGTGTGCGCCGCTGCCGATCAGCAAATACGATACGCAGATCATAACGCCGACTCTTCAGATTGGATACTCGAATATCCGTTGAAGCCCTATTGTTGTACAAAATGTTGTTGATATAAAGAAAAAAGGGAACATCTGTAGAGTAGATATTTAATGCTCCACCAAAAGGCCTGTAACGCTGACCAAAGCCAGCCGTTGCAACACTAAGCAACAAGACCACCACGAGAATTTTTCTGTACATAATCCAATTCAATTTATATTCCTTCGACTACACCGCATAAAAAAGGATTAAGAAATCAGAGAATTTAACATTTTGTTATACTTTCTTGTTCCGGTACTTTCTATAAAGTTTTACGGCCATCATTAAAGCGATAGCTAAAATTAAGAGCCCCAAAACGCCAAATATCCAGTTCAGTGCCGATTTTAAGACAACAGTAAAAACGATCGCGAATAATAAAACTGTCGCAAGTTCATTCCATAGTCTCAATTTTGTTGACGACCACCTAGACGACTCACCCTGTAATTGGAACATGATCCGCTGGCAGGAGAAATGATAAAGAATTAATCCTAATACAAACGTAAGCTTAACATGCATCCAGCCCATCATAAGCAAACCGGGATTAATATAGAGCATAACGAGAGCTGCGACAATAGTGAGGTACATGGCAGGTGTTGTGATGATCCACCACAATTTACTTTCCATTAAGGTAAATTGCCTATGCAAAATCCCGTACTCTTCTGTCGACTTAGATTGTGCTTCTGTATGGTAGATGAATAGTCGAACAATATAGAACAATCCAGCCATCCAACAAACTACAAAGATAATATGAATCGCTTTCGCATACAAATAGACCATAGTTACAAAAATAAGAAAAGTTAGTAGCAATCAATATATTCAATTGCCGATTGAACAAATCTTACATCCAATACACAAAAGTATACTATCAAACCTACTGAATTAGACTATTTTAAAACGAAAAAAGACCCGCCAAAGGCAGGTCTTTTTTCGTTTTAAATAGCAAGCAGTTAATAGCTAAATTCCTTTACCACCTCAATGGCATATTTTACATTATCAAAAGGAATATCGGGCATAATACCATGACCCAAGTTAAAGATAAAACCATTTTCACCTCTCATACGCTCAAATAGTTCGATAATCTTCTTTTTGATAACAGGTTTATCTGCATACAAAACAAATGGATCCAAATTTCCTTGAACAGCAATACCTTGCGGCAAGGATTGTTTAATATTTTTTAAATCTGCATTCCAATCGATAGAAACAACATCAGGTTGCGCTTCGACCATCATTGGTGCAAAAACTGAAGATCCTTTGCAAAAGGAAATGACCGGAATATCCTTACGGTTCAATTTAGCAATAATCTGTTTATTATAATAATGTGAAAAGTCACGGTAATCATTCCATGATAATGCCAAGGCCCAGCTATCAAATAATTGAATTGCATTTACTCCAGCTGCGATCTGCATGTTAAGATATTCAACCGTTACATCCGCAATCTTTTGAAGGATCAGGTGGGCCAGCTCAGGTTGATTATTCAACATCAACTTTGTTAACTTAAAATCTTTTGAAGATCCACCTTCAACCAAATAACTTAAAATTGTAAATGGCGCGCCCGCAAAACCAATCAAAGGGATACGGCTGTCAAGACGTTGTTGAATGACCTTGATTGCATCAGCAACATACTGCAATTTATCCAAACAGTTGATAGACAAAGCTTCAGCATCCTTTACAGAGCGAACAGGATTAGAAAAACGAGGACCGACACCTTGCTCAAAGGACAGATCCCCTCCCATAGCTTCTGCTGTAACTAAAATATCAGAAAATAAAATAGCGGCATCAATGCCTAGCAAATCTACGGGGAGCATAGTGACATCCGCAGCAATTTCTGGTGTTTTGCACATCTCCAAAAAGGAATATTTATTCTTGATATCCCAATATTCCTTCATAAAGCGTCCAGCTTGACGCATCATCCACACAGGAGGTCTTTCCGTTTGCTGCGAGAATGCAGCTCTAATCAATAAGTCGTTTTGTAAAGTAGTACTCACTATAAATGTTTTGAAATTTCGTTTTCTATTTTTGTAATAATGCTGTTCTGTCTAGCCGTCAGATGTAACTTATTGGCAACATCTGTATAGGCTCTCGCTCTTTCATAATCCAACTTTCGCAACGCTATATTTGCCAGATTAATCATAACCATCCCCTTTTCATTATCTTTTTTCCAAGGCAGACGAGAAGCGAGCTGAAAATGATACTCAGCTTCATCGACGCGTTCCTCTTTAAGCGCAATATTTCCCATCATAAATTCATAGAAATTGCGTCTGCCTTTACGGAGCGCATCTGGGTTCTTGATCTCAGCTAGCAAGTTTTTTGTCTTCTCATAATCTTGTCTATGAAAAGCCTGCGTTGCCAAAAAAACGGACCCTTCCCTAAAATGACTCCAAATCAAGTAGCCTATTCCTCCTGCTATTAGCACAGCAGTTTGATAATGTCCTTGGTACAAGCCATAACCCAAAAATAATGCAGCAATAAAAATAACGGCTATTCTAGCCCTGATTGTCATCATCTCTTTCTATCTCTATGCGTTATTGTCGGTAAACTTATAACCAACCCCCCTGATAGAATGGAAATAAATCGGATGCTTTTGATCTGGTTCGAAATATTTTCGGAAGGTTAAGATAAAATTGTCGATGGTACGTGTCGATGGGTAAACATCGTAATTCCATACGGTCTCCAATATTTGCTCCCGCGATACAGCCTCATTACGTCGTTCAATCAACAGTTTCAACAACATGGTTTCCTTCTTTGTCAAAGAAGTAATCGTACCATCCGCATGATGTAGCTCGTATGAATTAAAATAGATCGTTTTATCACCGATTTGATAAGAATTCAGTTCTTTCAAATCGTCTGGTTTCATGCCACGACGCACCAAATTTCCAACACGAAGAATCAATTCTTCTAAGTTGAAAGGTTTTACCAAATAATCATCCGCCCCTTTCTTAAGACCCGTAATTCGATCCTCACTGCTATTTTTCGCAGTTAAAAACATGATAGGAACTTCAGTGTTTTGCAGTCGAATAGTTTCAGCTACTTGGAATCCATCAATTTCGGGAATCATCACGTCCAAAACCACCAAGTTGAAACGTTCCTCCTTGAAGACTTTTAGTGCTTTTTTTCCATCGGTAGCCGTAGTAACACGGTAACCTTCCATTTCGAGATTCAACTTGATAGCTTCTAACAAGTGTTCTTCATCTTCGACAAGTAATATTCTTTGTTTACTTTGCATTTCTTTCAAATGTTACTTCAAAAATACTCCCTTTAGGAGTGTTATCTTTAACTTTTATGGTCGCGTCGTGCTTCTGCAATACGGTTTTCACGATATATAACCCCAAACCTGTACCTTTGGTTTTTCGTGTTGCCTCACTTCCCACGCGATAAAACTTATTAAAGATAAGTTTTTTCTCTTCATCACTGATACCGATACCATGGTCAGCAACAGAAAAAATTATTTTATTATTCTCCGTATATAATTTCACGTCCACCATAGCACATGCCGGTGAATACTTAATCGCATTTTCTATCAGATTAGTGACCACATTACTGATCGCAAACTTATCTGCATGAATAATGATATCCGCCTCCAGATAAGGTTTCAGTACTTGTGAACTACAGGAATTCTTCTGAAGCCTATCCACAACCTGTTCTACCAAAGCAGTAAAATTAAAATCCTCTTTCGGCATACTGTAATTACGGCTGTCCAACTTGGTTGTCATTAATACATTTTCAACCAAATCATCCAAACGCTCAATATCCTTCAGCGAGTTTCTCAAGAACGTTTGTTGTTGCTCCTTGTCAAGATCACGTCTCAAAATAGTTTGAATATACAATTTGACAGAAGCCAACGGTGATTTAAGCTCATGCGTGATCGCCAAAAGAAAGTTCTGCTGTTGCTGCAGCAGTTTCTGTTCCCTTTCAACCAGTCGCTTCAATCGCCAGGCACCCCACAAGAAAATAATCAAAAAGAATATTCCCTCTCCTATGATCATGTTCTTTTTGCTCGGATCAAAACGAATAAACATCACCCCCCACCATATCAGTTGCATAACCGCATAGAACAATAGGAAATAAAAGAGTAACAGCGCTTTCTTCATGTGACAAAAATAGGTATTCACCCATGTATTCGGAAATATCCGAAGGATTATGACACAAAGAAGAAAATTAACCGATTCGCAATAAGACTAAAATCACCAAACAGTCATATAAACGATCGTAGACCCGATATCGATAAAAGTAACCGTTAATTTCATCACAAGATAACCCAACGGACTTGGAACTTCAGGTTAATTTGTTTTAATTTTGCATATGTTTAATCATGATAAAAAAGACATTTTCTTCGATCTTGATCATACAATATGGGATTTTGATAAAAATGCTGAAGAAAGTCTGCACGAGCTATATTTTAAATACAAGTTTGATCACTTGTTTAATCAAGAGTCATCCACCCGTTTTATAGAAACTTATACGGTTAACAATCATCGACTTTGGGGGCTCTATCATCACGGAAAGATTTCAAAACCAGAACTCAGGAAAGCACGCTTTGCCGATACCTTCACTGATCTAGGTGTAGAGCCGGAGTTGTTTCCCGAAGAATTTGAACTGGAGTATCTCGCTATCTGTCCCCAAAAAACAAATCTATTTCCCCATGCACATGAAACCTTAGCTTATTTGAGCAACAAATACAATCTTCACTTGATATCTAATGGTTTCAAAGAGGCCTGTGAGACCAAACTGGAAAAGAGCAACCTCAACAAATATTTCAAACATATTTTTATTTCAGAAGTCATCGGCGTAAACAAACCGGACCCCCGAATATTTGAGTTCGCAATGACAACTGCTCAAGCGCGAGCGCAGCAATCACTGATGATTGGAGATAACCTTGATGCCGACATCCGTGGAGCCGCAAATGTAGGCATGGACGCCATTTTCTTTAACCCAAATGTTGTTGAAAAACCGGATGATGTAGCACATATGATTATCGACTTAAAAGAATTACAGTCAATACTGTAGAAAATAGAAAAAGCAGCTTTGAGCTGCTTTTTCTATTTTAGAACCTTAACGGTAATATTCTTAAACCAGACATCATTTCCATGATCCTGAAGACCGATAAGTCCCGATTTGCTATCTCCACCGACATGGCTCAACAATTCAAAAGCCAAAGGCCATTTTTCCGCACTGAATTTACTCTTTTGCAATAAATCAATCCACGACTTATCCCATAATGTATATTCAACGACCTTTACACCATTTTGAAAATGCTCCACCTTGCCATTGTTTACTCTGATCTTAACCTTATTCCACTCGCCATAGGGTTTACCATTCTGTGGTTTGGCAGGAATCATATCGTACAATGAAGTCGATTTACGGTTCCCATCTACACCCATTTTAGCATCAGGATGATTTTCATTGTCCAAGACTTGGCACTCTGGAGACGAGATATAAATCGGCTGTCCTTCAACTTCCTTCGCTAGAAAGAAGATACCCGAATTTGCTCCTTTAGCAACTTTCCATTCCAACTCCAATTCGAAATTCTTGAAATCATGAGCAAAAACCAGGTCTCCACCTTCTTCTTTACCAACATTGGCTTGGCTATCAAATTTGATCGCGCCCTCATTGATTACCCATCTTTTTGGGACTACGGTCTTATCATATCCTCTCCAGCCTTCCAGCGAAGTACCATCAAAAATAACATAGGCTCCGGCTTTATTCTTTTTAAATTTTTTGATGTCTACACGGGGTAAATCTAAGATTTTGTAAGCAGGAACCTCCTTTTTTGCTTGTGCTACGGCAGTATTAAGATGTGCTGAAAATGCAATCACCGATACCGCAAGAACTGTTTTTAATAACTTCATTCTTTTTAGTTTTAGGTTTGTTTTAAAATTAAATTTAAGCATTTGAGTGTATAAAGAGGAATATTTTTTAATATTCCTCTCCACCGCCCATTTCATTTGTATTTGACACTTTCTTCTTTGATTTGTTTAAATCTTGGCTACCAAACCGATAGGAAAGGGATAAAGTTACCATCCGCTTCATCCAACGGTGCTCAAAATTGGATATAAGTTGAGCCGTCTCCGTCACACCATTCATTTTTCGCGAATTAAATACATCTCTCACATTCAACATAATTGAAGCTTTCTTCTTCAACACATCTTTTTTCAAGGCTAGATCCATACCTTTCATTGCATTCATCTGTCCCTGAGCCATTACACGGGAAGAATTATACTCGCCTCTCATCTGTGCAGAAAACGTTGGTGTAAAACGATAATTAGCAGTCAGATTAGCATTATAAGCAAAATCCTTTCGTTCTGTAATATCGTAGTCTGGGTTTGCGTTATACTGAATGTGGATCAAATTGAGATTAAATGTAAAGTCAAAATCCTTCGTTGCGTTGACTTTCGAGATAAACTCAAAACCCGAAAGATTACGACTGGTCATATTTTCCCATCTACTATATGTTCTTCCATCCTCGATTTTGTACACAAACGGCTGAATAACCTCACTGGCGTGATTGAAATAAGCCGAAGATATCAGGTTTACTTTACCGAAGGTTTTGGCAAAGCTCATTTCCAAACTGTGTACATCTTCCGGTTTCAGATTTGGATTTCCCTGACGATAATTCAAATCGTCAGATACATTTAAAAATGGGTTAACTTGCCAACCACGAGCGCGTTGAACACGGCGCGAGTAGCTAAATTGAACTTTATCTCCATTTTCACCAACATCATAGGTTAAAAACAGGGTTGGATATAACCTAAAAAACTTCTGTTTAGCATTGGATTCCGGTTCCACAGCAGCTGGATCCTTAGAGAAATAGGTGGACTTGAGTTCAAATTGTTCTCCCCGCAGTCCGATTTGATAACCGACTTTATCCGTTAATTTATTTTGATAATTCGCATAGATCGCATGAACTGTACTCGTGAAATCAAAATCGTTGCTGATCCTATAATCTGGCACATAGTTGCCAATCGAATCGAGTGATCTGGAAAACTGGGTATCAAATGACTTTCTGATTTGAGATCGGTAACCCGCCTCGAATTTGCTTACTTCAGAGAAAGGTAAAACATAATCCAATTGAAGGTTGATATTCTTGCCATCCTCAGAAGTGACGTTCTTCCGAGAGGTGGCGCTCCGTCCATCGGTATAATTTTGAGAAAAATCATTTGTACCGTCTTCCTTGTCTCTCCCATAACTTGCATTCCCCGTCAACTCCTCTCCTTCTCGCTTAAATTGATGTCTAAAATCAGCATTTAATTCATAACCAAGATCGTCTTCAAATTGTGTTGAATTTCGAACGCTCGTTCCCGTCATCTGCGATCGCTTAAAGAACTCATAATTCAAGTCCTCTATTCGCTTATTATCACGTATACTTAAATTACCCGAAAAACTCAATGAAGTGCGATCTGACATATTATAATCAAATCCGGCTTTTACCGTATGGCTGTTGCCCTTCCTTGACGATTCGGATTTGCTATAATTGCGTGTCGTATCACCAAAAAAGGTATTGTCCGTTTCCCCACTACCAACCATATTGCGCTTGTTGAAATTATAGGACCCAAAATAGTTAAACTTCTTATCTCTATAATTCAAGGTCAATCCCGCCATATAGTTATCATAGGACCCTGCAGATGTATTTACAGAGCCATTTAGTCCCGTCCTAATATTCTTCTTTAAAACGATATTGATAATTCCTGTTTGTCCCTCCGCGTCATATTTCGACGAAGGGTTCGTGATCACTTCAACTTTTTCAATCGAATTGGCAGGTAGACTCTGAAGCAAAGAAGTTACATCATTTCCTGCTAAAGCAGACTCCCGGCCATCGATTAAAATCTTCACACTACTTGATCCCCGCAAACTGACCGATCCATCCTGATCAACTTGCAAAGTGGGAACATTCGCAAGCACATCGGTCGCTGTTCCACCCGCGCTGACCAAACTCTCGCCTACATTGAAGGTTTTACGGTCTATACCAATTTGCATGGCTGGAGCTCGTCCTTCAATAACAACTTCGTTCAACATATTACCTGTAGGTTTCAAAGCAATTCGGCCTAAGTCCTTACTTTTACCCCCTAAGACCTCTATACTATCAATAGTATGTGTCTCGTAGCCAACATAAGTGATACGGACATTATATTTACCAGGTTTAATATCTGACAATAAAAGAAATCCTTGGGATACAGACTGTCCTCCCTTAATCAAGACGTTACTATTGGCGTCCAAGAGTGCGACACTAGCTGATGAAATAGGTTTGGAAGTTTCGCTATCGACTAAAATAGCTTTGATTTGACCGGTCTGAGCAAAAAGGACAACAGGTAAAAAGAATATGAATAAGAAAGATTTAAACGATTTAGCGTAAAAAAACATGCTTCAGCTTAGTTTATAGTTATACTGCAAAGAAAACTAAAACTTACAGACAAAATTGAAGCGTAACCATATTATTACGGTAACAAAAGAATGGCAAATTATTCCACAGAAACGGTCAATCCCTCGGCTTTCAGGATTTTACGATAAATCTCCATCTCTGTATAAGTACCTTCTAATACAGCACATTTCCCTTCAGTGTGTACTTTCCAGGCAATCTTCTCAGCTTGCTTCTCGGTATATTGTAAATGATAGATGAGACAATGAATCACATGTTCAAACGTATTGGTTTCATCATTCCATAAAATGAGTCGATTAGACTCTTTCACAGAGGCTAATATCTCTTCTAACGTAAAGGTTTCTTCAGCAGTTTGGGTACCCATGC
The Sphingobacterium multivorum genome window above contains:
- a CDS encoding DUF4476 domain-containing protein; the protein is MYRKILVVVLLLSVATAGFGQRYRPFGGALNIYSTDVPFFLYINNILYNNRASTDIRVSNLKSRRYDLRIVFADRQRRTLSGSGVQLVNRNGQYMNVVFSVSSRRGNRGIILESMSPVDRYNNGSYGENLLYDDPDSYNEEQYHDPYRRSEIRKDLPNNNRDRYNNDRYKQSGNPNVYRDDVANQRGYDDNDDNVRSDDGGMNKTNSNRLNDLLNQKENDQDRLAVAAQELKSMRLSVTEIVDLMELFIRDDNKLAFAKYAYPTCVDKQNYQKVGEALSFSSTREKLVDFLKK
- the hemJ gene encoding protoporphyrinogen oxidase HemJ — its product is MVYLYAKAIHIIFVVCWMAGLFYIVRLFIYHTEAQSKSTEEYGILHRQFTLMESKLWWIITTPAMYLTIVAALVMLYINPGLLMMGWMHVKLTFVLGLILYHFSCQRIMFQLQGESSRWSSTKLRLWNELATVLLFAIVFTVVLKSALNWIFGVLGLLILAIALMMAVKLYRKYRNKKV
- the hemE gene encoding uroporphyrinogen decarboxylase, whose translation is MSTTLQNDLLIRAAFSQQTERPPVWMMRQAGRFMKEYWDIKNKYSFLEMCKTPEIAADVTMLPVDLLGIDAAILFSDILVTAEAMGGDLSFEQGVGPRFSNPVRSVKDAEALSINCLDKLQYVADAIKVIQQRLDSRIPLIGFAGAPFTILSYLVEGGSSKDFKLTKLMLNNQPELAHLILQKIADVTVEYLNMQIAAGVNAIQLFDSWALALSWNDYRDFSHYYNKQIIAKLNRKDIPVISFCKGSSVFAPMMVEAQPDVVSIDWNADLKNIKQSLPQGIAVQGNLDPFVLYADKPVIKKKIIELFERMRGENGFIFNLGHGIMPDIPFDNVKYAIEVVKEFSY
- a CDS encoding response regulator transcription factor: MQSKQRILLVEDEEHLLEAIKLNLEMEGYRVTTATDGKKALKVFKEERFNLVVLDVMIPEIDGFQVAETIRLQNTEVPIMFLTAKNSSEDRITGLKKGADDYLVKPFNLEELILRVGNLVRRGMKPDDLKELNSYQIGDKTIYFNSYELHHADGTITSLTKKETMLLKLLIERRNEAVSREQILETVWNYDVYPSTRTIDNFILTFRKYFEPDQKHPIYFHSIRGVGYKFTDNNA
- a CDS encoding sensor histidine kinase; this translates as MKKALLLFYFLLFYAVMQLIWWGVMFIRFDPSKKNMIIGEGIFFLIIFLWGAWRLKRLVEREQKLLQQQQNFLLAITHELKSPLASVKLYIQTILRRDLDKEQQQTFLRNSLKDIERLDDLVENVLMTTKLDSRNYSMPKEDFNFTALVEQVVDRLQKNSCSSQVLKPYLEADIIIHADKFAISNVVTNLIENAIKYSPACAMVDVKLYTENNKIIFSVADHGIGISDEEKKLIFNKFYRVGSEATRKTKGTGLGLYIVKTVLQKHDATIKVKDNTPKGSIFEVTFERNAK
- a CDS encoding YjjG family noncanonical pyrimidine nucleotidase, with the translated sequence MFNHDKKDIFFDLDHTIWDFDKNAEESLHELYFKYKFDHLFNQESSTRFIETYTVNNHRLWGLYHHGKISKPELRKARFADTFTDLGVEPELFPEEFELEYLAICPQKTNLFPHAHETLAYLSNKYNLHLISNGFKEACETKLEKSNLNKYFKHIFISEVIGVNKPDPRIFEFAMTTAQARAQQSLMIGDNLDADIRGAANVGMDAIFFNPNVVEKPDDVAHMIIDLKELQSIL
- a CDS encoding 3-keto-disaccharide hydrolase, with amino-acid sequence MKLLKTVLAVSVIAFSAHLNTAVAQAKKEVPAYKILDLPRVDIKKFKKNKAGAYVIFDGTSLEGWRGYDKTVVPKRWVINEGAIKFDSQANVGKEEGGDLVFAHDFKNFELELEWKVAKGANSGIFFLAKEVEGQPIYISSPECQVLDNENHPDAKMGVDGNRKSTSLYDMIPAKPQNGKPYGEWNKVKIRVNNGKVEHFQNGVKVVEYTLWDKSWIDLLQKSKFSAEKWPLAFELLSHVGGDSKSGLIGLQDHGNDVWFKNITVKVLK
- a CDS encoding TonB-dependent receptor domain-containing protein, with the translated sequence MFFYAKSFKSFLFIFFLPVVLFAQTGQIKAILVDSETSKPISSASVALLDANSNVLIKGGQSVSQGFLLLSDIKPGKYNVRITYVGYETHTIDSIEVLGGKSKDLGRIALKPTGNMLNEVVIEGRAPAMQIGIDRKTFNVGESLVSAGGTATDVLANVPTLQVDQDGSVSLRGSSSVKILIDGRESALAGNDVTSLLQSLPANSIEKVEVITNPSSKYDAEGQTGIINIVLKKNIRTGLNGSVNTSAGSYDNYMAGLTLNYRDKKFNYFGSYNFNKRNMVGSGETDNTFFGDTTRNYSKSESSRKGNSHTVKAGFDYNMSDRTSLSFSGNLSIRDNKRIEDLNYEFFKRSQMTGTSVRNSTQFEDDLGYELNADFRHQFKREGEELTGNASYGRDKEDGTNDFSQNYTDGRSATSRKNVTSEDGKNINLQLDYVLPFSEVSKFEAGYRSQIRKSFDTQFSRSLDSIGNYVPDYRISNDFDFTSTVHAIYANYQNKLTDKVGYQIGLRGEQFELKSTYFSKDPAAVEPESNAKQKFFRLYPTLFLTYDVGENGDKVQFSYSRRVQRARGWQVNPFLNVSDDLNYRQGNPNLKPEDVHSLEMSFAKTFGKVNLISSAYFNHASEVIQPFVYKIEDGRTYSRWENMTSRNLSGFEFISKVNATKDFDFTFNLNLIHIQYNANPDYDITERKDFAYNANLTANYRFTPTFSAQMRGEYNSSRVMAQGQMNAMKGMDLALKKDVLKKKASIMLNVRDVFNSRKMNGVTETAQLISNFEHRWMKRMVTLSLSYRFGSQDLNKSKKKVSNTNEMGGGEEY
- a CDS encoding ATP-dependent Clp protease adaptor ClpS; this translates as MGTQTAEETFTLEEILASVKESNRLILWNDETNTFEHVIHCLIYHLQYTEKQAEKIAWKVHTEGKCAVLEGTYTEMEIYRKILKAEGLTVSVE